One part of the Pieris napi chromosome 4, ilPieNapi1.2, whole genome shotgun sequence genome encodes these proteins:
- the LOC125048604 gene encoding frizzled-2 produces the protein MLGVWVWACAVAAAAALQPRCEEITIPMCRGIGYNLTSFPNGLDHDTQDEAGLEVHQYWPLVEIKCSADLKFFLCSVYTPICFEDYAMPVPACRSVCERARAGCAPLMQKYGFQWPERMACEKLPRLGDPDHLCMEENDRAQEPEPPRPPPRRPYKNHCKDPKNCESGPAASPGEVASEECACACRPPLVSVRALHNASARTAGVPGCALPCRGPYFTREEKDFAAVWVALWAGLCAFSTLMTLTTFVIDSQRFKYPERPIVYLSACYFMVAIGYLARLVVGHDEIACDGALLKTSSNGPSACTLVFVLVYFFGMSSSIWWVVLSFAWFLAAGLKWGNEAIAGHAQYYHLAAWLIPAAKTVAVLLAGAVDGDPVAGICYVGNTSSENLKRYVLAPLIVYFALGATFLLAGFVSLFRIRSVIKRQGGIGAGSKADKLEKLMIRIGVFSVLYAVPAGVVIGCFAYEAGGREDWLQRVACGSPCGGKPVYSALMLKYFMALAVGITSGVWIWSGKTLDSWRRVWRGGRAPAPAHRALVKGTV, from the exons ATGCTAGGCGTGTGGGTGTGGGCGTGCGCGGTGGCGGCGGCGGCGGCTCTGCAGCCTCGCTGTGAGGAGATCACCATTCCCATGTGCCGTGGTATAGGATACAACCTCACCTCCTTCCCCAATGGGCTCGACCATGACACGCAGGATGAGGCCGGCCTGGAG GTGCACCAATACTGGCCACTCGTGGAAATTAAATGTTCGGCCGACTTGAAATTCTTCTTGTGTTCTGTGTACACACCTATATGCTTCGAGGACTACGCCATGCCGGTGCCGGCTTGCCGCAGCGTCTGCGAGCGTGCCCGGGCCGGCTGTGCGCCGCTCATGCAAAAGTACGGTTTCCAGTGGCCCGAGCGAATGGCCTGCGAGAAATTGCCCCGGCTCGGGGACCCCGACCATCTCTGCATGGAGGAAAACGATCGCGCGCAGGAACCCGAGCCGCCGCGGCCGCCGCCTCGCCGGCCGTACAAGAACCACTGCAAGGATCCAAAAAACTGCGAAAGCGGCCCGGCTGCAAGCCCGGGCGAGGTCGCAAGCGAGGAGTGCGCGTGCGCGTGCCGTCCGCCGCTGGTGAGCGTGCGCGCCCTGCACAACGCCAGCGCGCGCACGGCCGGCGTGCCCGGCTGCGCGCTGCCGTGCCGCGGCCCGTACTTCACTCGCGAGGAGAAGGACTTCGCGGCCGTGTGGGTGGCGCTGTGGGCCGGCCTCTGCGCCTTCTCCACTCTCATGACGCTCACAACCTTCGTCATTGATTCGCAGCGCTTCAAGTACCCCGAGAGACCGATCGTCTACCTCTCCGCTTGCTACTTCATGGTGGCCATCGGGTACCTGGCGCGCCTCGTCGTCGGCCACGACGAGATCGCCTGCGACGGGGCGCTGCTCAAGACCTCCTCGAACGGCCCGAGCGCCTGCACCCTCGTCTTCGTCCTCGTCTACTTCTTCGGTATGTCGTCGTCGATATGGTGGGTGGTCCTATCGTTCGCCTGGTTCCTCGCGGCCGGCCTCAAGTGGGGCAACGAAGCGATCGCGGGCCACGCCCAATACTACCACCTCGCCGCCTGGTTGATCCCGGCCGCCAAGACCGTCGCCGTGCTGTTGGCCGGCGCCGTCGACGGCGACCCCGTGGCCGGGATTTGTTACGTCGGTAACACTTCTTCCGAGAATCTGAAACGCTACGTCCTGGCGCCGCTGATAGTGTACTTCGCCCTCGGAGCGACCTTCCTGCTGGCCGGCTTCGTGTCCCTATTCAGGATACGCTCGGTGATCAAGAGGCAGGGCGGCATCGGCGCCGGCTCCAAGGCGGACAAGCTCGAGAAGCTGATGATCCGCATCGGCGTGTTCAGCGTGCTCTACGCGGTACCGGCGGGGGTCGTCATCGGCTGCTTCGCGTACGAGGCGGGAGGCCGCGAGGACTGGCTGCAGCGCGTCGCGTGCGGGTCGCCCTGCGGCGGCAAGCCCGTGTACTCGGCGCTCATGCTCAAGTACTTCATGGCGCTGGCCGTGGGCATCACGTCGGGCGTGTGGATCTGGTCAGGCAAGACGCTGGACTCGTGGCGCCGCGTGTGGCGCGGAGGCCGAGCGCCGGCGCCCGCGCACCGCGCTCTCGTGAAGGGCACCGTGTGA